The following coding sequences are from one Nicotiana tomentosiformis chromosome 3, ASM39032v3, whole genome shotgun sequence window:
- the LOC104111720 gene encoding respiratory burst oxidase homolog protein C produces the protein MQNSENHHPHHHHHHSDTEIIGNDRASYSGPLSGPLNKRGGKKSARFNIPESTDIGTSVGTGAKSNDDAYVEITLDVREDSVAVHSVKTAGGDDVEDPELALLAKGLEKKSTLGSSLVRNASSRIRQVSQELRRLASLNKRPIPTGRFDRNKSAAAHALKGLKFISKTDGGAGWAAVEKRFDEITASTTGLLPRAKFGECIGMNKESKEFAVELYDALARRRNITTDSINKAQLKEFWDQVADQSFDSRLQTFFDMVDKDADGRITEEEVREIIGLSASANRLSTIQKQADEYAAMIMEELDPNNLGYIMIENLEMLLLQAPNQSVQRGGESRNLSQMLSQKLKHTQERNPIVRWYKSFMYFLLDNWQRVWVLLLWIGIMAGLFTWKYIQYKEKAAYKVMGPCVCFAKGAAETLKLNMAIILLPVCRNTITWLRSKTRLGAAVPFDDNLNFHKVIAVAIALGVGVHGLSHLTCDFPRLLNASEEEYEPMKYYFGDQPESYWWFIKGVEGVTGIIMVVLMAIAFTLATPWFRRNRVSLPKPFHKLTGFNAFWYSHHLFVIVYTLFIVHGEKLYITKDWYKRTTWMYLTIPIILYASERLIRALRSSIKAVKILKVAVYPGNVLALHMSKPQGYKYKSGQYMFVNCAAVSPFEWHPFSITSAPGDDYLSVHIRTLGDWTRQLKTVFSEVCQPPPNGKSGLLRADYLQGENNPNFPRVLIDGPYGAPAQDYKKYEVVLLVGLGIGATPMISIVKDIVNNMKAMDEEENSLENGDNNNMAQNSSPNIAQKRGNKSDSASGRNNFNTRRAYFYWVTREQGSFDWFKGIMNEAAEMDHKGVIEMHNYCTSVYEEGDARSALITMLQSLHHAKNGVDIVSGTRVKSHFAKPNWRNVYKRIALNHPDAKVGVFYCGAPALTKELRQHALDFSHKTSTKFDFHKENF, from the exons ATGCAAAATTCGGAAAATCATCACCCGCACCACCATCACCACCATTCGGACACAGAGATAATTGGAAATGACAGAGCGTCGTACAGTGGTCCGTTAAGCGGACCGTTGAACAAACGAGGCGGCAAAAAGAGTGCGAGATTTAACATCCCTGAATCTACCGACATAGGAACCAGTGTCGGAACCGGCGCCAAGTCCAATGATGATGCCTACGTTGAAATCACTCTCGATGTCCGCGAAGATTCCGTCGCTGTACACAGTGTCAAAACTGCCGGCGGTGATGACGTGGAAGATCCCGAGCTGGCTTTATTGGCTAAAGGTTTAGAGAAGAAGTCCACTTTAGGATCTTCACTTGTCCGAAATGCTTCTTCTAGAATTCGGCAAGTGTCGCAAGAGCTCAGGCGTTTGGCTTCCTTAAATAAACGCCCAATTCCTACTGGTAGATTTGATAGGAATAAATCAGCTGCTGCTCATGCTCTTAAAGGTCTAAAGTTTATTAGCAAAACTGACGGCGGCGCTGGTTGGGCCGCCGTCGAGAAGCGGTTCGATGAGATTACCGCTTCCACTACTGGCTTGCTTCCTCGTGCCAAGTTTGGAGAATGTATAG GTATGAATAAGGAGTCTAAGGAATTTGCTGTAGAGCTATATGATGCGCTAGCTCGGAGGAGAAATATTACAACTGATTCCATTAACAAAGCACAGCTCAAAGAGTTCTGGGACCAAGTGGCTGACCAAAGTTTTGATTCTCGGCTTCAAACTTTCTTTGACAT GGTTGATAAAGATGCTGATGGTAGAATCACAGAAGAAGAAGTCAGAGag ATTATAGGCCTTAGCGCGTCTGCCAACAGGCTGTCAACAATCCAGAAACAAGCTGATGAATACGCGGCTATGATCATGGAAGAGTTGGATCCTAACAACCTCGGATATATTATG ATTGAGAACTTGGAAATGCTTTTATTGCAAGCTCCAAATCAGTCAGTGCAAAGAGGAGGCGAAAGCCGGAACTTAAGTCAAATGCTAAGTCAAAAACTTAAGCATACACAAGAGAGAAATCCAATAGTAAGATGGTACAAGAGTTTTATGTACTTTTTGCTGGATAATTGGCAAAGAGTTTGGGTATTGTTACTTTGGATTGGAATTATGGCTGGTCTATTTACTTGGAAGTATATACAGTATAAAGAAAAAGCTGCATATAAAGTCATGGGTCCCTGTGTGTGTTTTGCCAAGGGTGCTGCTGAAACACTCAAGCTCAACATGGCAATTATTTTACTTCCGGTTTGCAGAAACACAATCACATGGCTTCGTAGTAAAACCAGATTAGGTGCTGCTGTTCCATTTGATGATAACCTTAATTTTCACAAA GTGATAGCAGTGGCAATTGCACTTGGGGTTGGAGTACACGGACTATCTCACTTGACATGTGATTTTCCTCGGCTTTTAAATGCTAGTGAAGAAGAATATGAACCAATGAAGTACTATTTTGGAGATCAGCCTGAAAGCTATTGGTGGTTTATAAAAGGAGTAGAAGGGGTAACTGGAATTATAATGGTGGTTCTAATGGCAATAGCATTTACTCTAGCAACCCCATGGTTTAGAAGGAATAGAGTCAGTTTGCCAAAACCATTTCACAAACTCACTGGATTTAATGCCTTTTGGTACTCACACCATCTCTTTGTTATTGTCTATACTCTGTTCATTGTCCATGGTGAAAAGCTATACATTACCAAAGATTGGTACAAGAGAACG ACATGGATGTACTTAACTATCCCAATCATACTCTATGCTAGTGAAAGGTTGATTAGGGCATTGAGGTCAAGCATCAAAGCTGTTAAGATTTTGAAG GTGGCAGTATATCCAGGAAATGTCTTGGCACTTCACATGTCAAAGCCACAGGGCTACAAATACAAAAgtgggcaatacatgtttgtcaACTGTGCTGCGGTTTCTCCATTTGAGTG GCATCCATTTTCCATTACTTCGGCCCCAGGAGATGACTATCTCAGTGTCCATATTCGAACTCTTGGTGATTGGACCAGACAACTTAAAACTGTTTTCTCTGAG GTTTGCCAGCCACCACCTAATGGAAAAAGTGGACTCCTCAGAGCTGACTACTTGCAAGGAGAGAATAATCCTAA TTTCCCAAGGGTGTTAATAGATGGACCATATGGAGCACCAGCACAAGACTACAAGAAATATGAGGTGGTTTTGTTGGTGGGTCTTGGAATTGGAGCCACACCAATGATCAGTATTGTTAAAGACATTGTCAACAACATGAAGGCAATGGACGAAGAAGAAAATTCTTTAGAAAATGGAGACAATAATAATATGGCACAAAATTCTAGCCCAAATATTGCACAAAAGAGAGGTAATAAATCAGATTCAGCAAGTGGAAGAAATAACTTCAATACAAGGAGAGCATATTTCTATTGGGTTACTAGAGAACAAGGTTCATTTGATTGGTTTAAAGGTATAATGAATGAAGCTGCTGAAATGGACCATAAGGGAGTTATTGAAATGCACAATTATTGTACTAGTGTTTATGAAGAAGGTGATGCTCGTTCTGCTCTTATTACTATGCTTCAGTCTCTTCACCATGCCAAAAATGGTGTTGACATTGTATCTGGCACCAGAGTTAAGTCGCATTTTGCTAAACCTAATTGGCGAAATGTCTACAAACGCATTGCTCTCAACCACCCTGATGCTAAAGTTG GGGTCTTCTATTGTGGGGCACCAGCACTGACCAAAGAGCTAAGACAACACGCTTTGGATTTTTCACACAAGACATCCACCAAGTTTGATTTCCATAAAGAAAATTTTTGA